Proteins co-encoded in one Zalophus californianus isolate mZalCal1 chromosome 9, mZalCal1.pri.v2, whole genome shotgun sequence genomic window:
- the LOC113922601 gene encoding 40S ribosomal protein S6-like, translated as MKLNISFPATGCQKLIEVDDERKLRTFYEKRMATEVAADALGEEWKGYVVRISGGNDRQGFPMKQGVLTHGRVRLLLSKGHSCYRPRRTGERKRKSVRGCIVDANLRVLNLVVVKKWEKDIPGLTDTTVPRRLGPKRASRIRKLFSLSKEDDVRQYVVRKPLNKEGKKPRTKAPKIQRLVTPRVLQHQRRRIALKKQRTKKNKEEAAEYAKLLAKRMKEAKEKRQEQIAKRRRLSSLRASTSKSESSQK; from the coding sequence ATGAAGCTGAACATCTCTTTCCCAGCTACTGGCTGCCAGAAACTCATTGAAGTGGACGATGAACGCAAACTTCGTACCTTTTATGAGAAGCGTATGGCCACAGAAGTTGCTGCTGATGCTCTGGGTGAAGAATGGAAGGGTTATGTGGTCCGAATCAGTGGTGGCAATGACAGACAAGGCTTCCCCATGAAGCAGGGTGTCTTGACCCATGGTCGTGTCCGCCTGCTGCTGAGTAAGGGGCATTCCTGCTATAGACCAAGGcggactggagagagaaagcgcaaaTCTGTTCGGGGTTGCATTGTGGATGCCAATCTCCGTGTTCTCAACTTGGTCGTTGtaaaaaaatgggagaaggatATTCCTGGACTCACTGATACTACTGTGCCTCGTCGCCTGGGGCCCAAAAGAGCCAGCAGAATCCGCAAACTTTTCAGTCTCTCTAAAGAAGATGATGTCCGCCAGTATGTTGTGAGAAAGCCCCtaaacaaagaagggaagaaacctAGAACCAAAGCGCCTAAGATTCAGCGTCTTGTTACTCCACGTGTCCTCCAGCACCAACGGCGGCGTATTGCTTTGAAGAAGCAgcgcactaagaaaaataaggaagaggctgcGGAATATGCTAAACTCTTggccaagagaatgaaggaggccaaagaaaaacgCCAGGAACAGATTGCCAAGAGACGGAGGCTGTCCTCTCTGAGAGCTTCTACGTCTAAGTCTGAGTCcagtcaaaaatga